In Ornithodoros turicata isolate Travis chromosome 1, ASM3712646v1, whole genome shotgun sequence, the DNA window aagggtgcaaaagaaggcattttcaaagaaaagcacCATTTCAAAGGATGTTTTGcgcagaatacaccctctaaaaaggggtgttccagaccatatggtgtaaaaagaggtgttagttataggacaagccatttacacccataagggtgtttttcagtttagaGTGTAAATacgttgccacaaaaaaatagtacctttcgggagtaaatgaatgccaCAGAGCGGAGCCTGCATTTcgcgctctgttctaagagtcccatgTACATAATTCGTTTGCGGGAATgcaaaatactttgaatcaaaccgtcaaccgtgatatatcgagttatacaaaatcttgcgccatacatagggcagaATTTGCGAAGGAAGAAGCGCTATCAGTTTATTACTCTGCGTGGGTGGAAAATGGCTACGTTGACTGAGTTGTACAGCCTTATGCcgtcaaattgaccaagggcacgtATGTATGtggactgttgcattcggaagttCATTTGCGAAGGTCAGTGACAATTCGCATTCCTGGGGGGTAAACTGCGGTgctaggggactaaaatggggagtaattggggggggggtagtctaggggactagaagatgcaattactccccattttactccttttttctcaCATTGTCACAATAAATGACTTTCGAAAAGCAAAATCACTATAGAGCAGCGCGGGAAACATAGCCTTACACAAAACCGAAACTTCAGAAGGGATCAAGTGGTAGGCAggacgtaatggcgattttgactcgagcgaccgctagagggtggctacacGAGTCTggagcagtgccgtgtatgccaaagggagtctgaccattaatgggacctgtaCACACGTGAAGCTCCTCCCACTTTTTGAGTTCCctggccaatcacgaggcaaaatacagttcgcaattaatcccaggctatcctAGTGAGGGGAAGCCATGTGAGTTTATTGTCGAGACTGCAGCCGGAGAACAGTGCTGTTCACCGGAGCCGGACAGGAATCGAAGTGGTGCACGCACCGGAAAAGGCGCGAGAAGAAGCGCGGGTGGAACGGATGTTGCGATCGTCTTCGGCGCCGCCACAGGAGCCCCCCACCCGGAGAAGCGGTAGCGCCCAGTGAACCCTGGAGCGGCGTTTCGGCGGCAGCAGGGGCGGCCCAGATGGAGGCACAGGAAGGGTGGTTTCAGTTTGGTCTAGAAAGGCGGGCTTGAGTCTTGCCTTCGCGATGACGTCCTGTCGTCGAGGGAGTTGGACGGTGAAGTGGTGTTCCGAGCGAGCAAGCACGGGGTAAGGGCCTTCATAGGGAGGCCGGAGGGGACCCCGCACGGAGTCCTTGCGGATGAAGACGTGCGAGGCGGTCTCCAGTGCTGCCGGGACGTAGATGGACCGCGGCTGCGAGTTGCGTGACGGCGGAGGGTGGAGAGAATGCATGGCGGAACGGAGGCGGTTGACGTAAGTGGTATAGTCAGGGGGCGGATAGGGGGATGACGGGAAGAAATCGCTGGGAAGGCGGAGGGTGGTGCCGTACACCATCTCCGAAACAGTGCAGCCCATATCATTCTTGATGGCGGCGCGGATGCCAAGGAGGGCTAAAGGAAGAATCTTCGTCCATGACTCTCCAGCCGGATAAGCACGGATGGCTGACTTGAGTTGTCGGTGCAACCTTTCCACATTGGCCATGGGGTGGTACGCGGTAGTTCGGACGCGTCTACAGCCGATCGTTCGCAAGAGTCTGTTGAAGAGCGCCGACTCCAACTGACGTCCGCGATCAGTTGTAATTTTGGCGGGCACCCCGTAGCGGCTGATCCACCCTGCGACGAAAGCTTGCGCGACGGTGTCTGCAGTGATGTTGGAAATGGGGACCGCTTCGGGCCAGCgagtaaagcggtcgatgcaggTGAGGCGATCGTCTTCGGCGCCGCCATACTAGCTATAAATTATCTGTATTCACTCGGTGCCGACAtcttcgggaaactggattggattggattgaataaaatattccctgacgaccaagcaacataatggattttgcgtcctcttttaacggcgccatctggatggagaggggcatgtcgggaagacgcagaatagcagaagcagaagtgcatgctagcagaactgatcgGCCGgtagaaccgctagttggaagAGACTGCCTGTATTATACGTGTTTTTACTATAAAACATAACAAGGTTGAATCAAGAATGGGCAAAGGTGCGTACATGAATAAAACTATGTCATAAGatgcaaatttttggcaatccgtagcgtttttctcgctatttgcctgtgattgCTAGCGTTACTAGGctaaggacgacgaaacatgttATTTTCAGGCAAACAttgacactggagcgtaatttaaagatGATTTGCAACAGACCCTACACTTAGGGaataaaattgatgtaatttgCGAAAAAAATTACTCATGAAATCGTCGCTTTGCCGTTCCAAGCTGCgtcgccattttcgggaaagttttggtgtcatggcggcccgcatagaaaacagcagccaataaaaaaacgctcaatttgattgacaggtcgagcctctttttttaggctcctcctaatggccagactccctttggcatacacggcactggtctggagggaagagccgctccttctGTTTCCCTCCTCCGTGACCGCAAAGCACACATGTTGCTATGTCCTCGTGAAATGCATGCTATGTTCCTCACGATTTATTCCTTATCTATGTTGCCAGTGGGGTTGCTCCACATGGTGGCTTCAACATTTCATACGCCGTAGACACGTTCATCCTTGCCTCTGGAAAGCGAAGGGTTCCCGTCCCGGCACCCATGACGATCTCACACATAACATATCACTAATGTCGCTTAAGCTGTGAAACGGATACTACTCCGCACCCAAAAGGGCCGTACGTGCCAATCACAATGTGCAGGGCTTCCCTCGCTACATGTCTgctgcagtgaagtttgcacagcgccatttcgggcccaaacggccacggATCCCAACGGTAGGTAGTTTactcagcgggttttgcatggtttgttaaacggtatggtgccaaggaaagctacaaaacctgtaggaaatccacagagaaagcggtgcttcttgaaaagcgcgaacaactcgagaccgtgtatttgaaagtgccgcgtcgtctgctaaactagggagtgttgcatgatttggggcgctgacgctgctgctcactggcgccacctggcccagagcaacaggcccatatCTTCCCTCGCCTTCGTTCCCGCCGTCCATACCTCCGTCGGCCCGATCCTCTGTTGTGTTTGTGGCACGTGACTTCTCAGGGTTGCTCGCAAACGGCGCAGCTCCAATTGCGCTTTCCCCTACCTTCCCCGCTACGCGTTTGGACATGGAAACCTCCCTCGTCCCCCATATGAAGACGTGGATATGCCGCTCTCCTTCTCTGAGAATTTAGACACGCTTTCAATACTAAGTATTTTGACCGAGCATTTGAGCACCCACTGCACTTTTGTGAGCCCAATCACTCTCATACTCTTTGACCTGTCTCTAGGGCCTTACATCTGAACTGAAAGCGCAAGGAACACGGAAAAAAGAACAAGGAAACAGACATGACGGACATCCTTGCGCTTTCAGTTCAGATGTCTcagtaccaactaccccaatcCTCAACCATTCTCTAGGGCCTTACCTTGAGCAGCAGCCCTGATCGAACGCTGTAAGGCACGATGATGCATCGCTCCCACTTCGGGAACAGCGCCTGCGCAGAGGGCCGTTAGAAACAGTGCAGCTCATCGAGCACGAGGTCTGACACGAACACTCACCCCAAGCGACGAGAACAAACAGAATAAGTATGGCCGTCTTCATGATGGTTGTCTTCAGAGCCTGCTCTGAAAGGTGGGGAGTGATAATATTACAAATTTTCCCATTCGCTCTGTTTTCGATTAACTAAGTTTCTGGGGCAGCGAACAACACTTTCTTGGTGACTTCGGTCGATCAGTGCGGTGcgcttgaggatctggagcatattcttcttgaTTGCctccactaccaaccttcccgaaccgcactctccgagtctcttcgtcagctggactctcgccccttctccctcttgaaattgcttggtccctggcacaatccagcccagcaacgctctgcgctcaaaccTCTTcggacatttctggacaccatcggacttggatcgttattgtgaaaggggctcattatgtcattccccacatccccaccagcaatggggtagagtatcgcctcgggcgatgaacctccccactctccaaagtcgaaataaagttgtttttgttgttgttctttgtgaCGGCATCGTTTCTTCCagcatttttttgtttgtttgcgtgttagcgccgcgaagcaactatggttatatgcgtcttgggcagagTTCACGGGGAATCTTTGAGGTTGAGGAGATAATAGGGCCAGAGGCAGTAGACTGTAAGGAGAAAGGACTAGGATGCCTCTGTCCCTAGGACACTCCTTGACCTCAAGGAACTCGTACCGCCCCACGTCGATGCACCAGCCCGCTTGCATATTATTGATCGGCGCTTGGCTTTCTTGAGTGCAAcgaactagagccctgcgcggatgaggtttttggcatccgcatccgacccgcatccgcgcacacgttatccacatccgatccgcatccgcaccatacacaacagtttacatccgcatccgaaccGCTGAGCAAagcgcaccatccgcatccgatccgcaaaaatccgcacgtttcgaaagacgcgtaaagaccgccggaagcatgttggtataatttcggatgcctccatgctgtcacggaaggactcagtcaggacgacaagcaaaggtaaacctttcaacaaacgcgatatggagagacttctggaacgcgtggaacgctacctcgtcggcgctcgcgcggttcgagacgcctgaatgcctcctctcccgtcttggcgccgtgcatggtcaaaggtgaaccagagcatgcgctcgctgtcggctgtcggcgcgcaatacaaataaattgcgggtggaaaaatgacagcacgcggtatatccgcatccgatccgctgccttcgtatccgcatccgattcgcatccgacctcgagccatccgcatccgatccgcacaccgcagaaagtgctaaattttcatccgaatccgcaagtatattgcggatatccgcggatatccgattccatccgcggatggtgcagggctctacaaCGAACTGCTTTGCAAAGTTTCTTGGTTTAGCAagctgttatttatttatttatttatttattcttgcACCTTGAAGGCCCcaagggcattacatgaggggtggACAATAAAGTGGCGAGTTCAGTAAGTGGTACAAAACCAATCTCAAACAACACCCGCGAGCTACAATTACAGCGCAAACTTAAAATTATACAATGTTAAGGTTACACATACTGTTATATAACATGTTAGAAAGCGAGTGGGGAGAAGAGAGATTGAAAAGAGAAACTTTCCAAAAAGATATTCACTGAAAATATGTACATAGTTCGTCCCGGAAAGCACTCGGATTAAACAACGTCTACAATGCGCTGTGGAAGACTATTCCAATGCGATATTGCAGATGGAACGAAAGAATGAAGAAAATTATTTGGGCGGCAAGgaattgttttatttttttattttagtttTTGAGTGGTCGATGCGGTTAGAGCCGTGGTCTGGGTTCGTAGCAAGCTGTTCGTTACTGATATGTCGTTATTGTAAGTGCAATTATCTAAAGGCGTGCGGTCGATCCATGTTTATCCCGTCCTCGCCATTCTCTGGAAATAGGCCCGGATAATACTGGGGcatccggataagtgaaacccTCCAGAAGATGCGTGATCTGTTATCGACAACTGCGCCTATTTCAGAGAACCATAAGACACTAGTCCGTCGTAATTTGCATAATCGCTACTGCGAATAAGTTGAGATACTGCAGTGCTTTCCAAAGTGTGGAAACCCGAACTAAAAAGGGACAACACATTGTGTCCTTTGCCACATGATGTCCTCCGACTGTTCTGGATGCCAAGGAATCTCGTGGTAGCGGACACCGGGGTACAGAAAACAAGCTCAGTTTACTGAACAGAGGAACATCAAttcaagagagaactgatgttctgagactggaacaacatagaggggacaaaGCCTCTATTTGCCTAAgtaatcaacgatgaaagaataaagtcactgaaaaggttagccagctgtaggactcgaacccacaccttctggattaacGTGTTAGCTTATTAGCTTGTTATCGTGTCGgaaggcatgttagcttagctcagtcggtagagccctggaccggtaatccagaagatgtgggttcgagtcctacatctggctaaccttttcagctaGTTTCATTTTTCGTCGAACATCAATTCCTGCTGCCACGCGAACATTTGTTGCCCAGCTTGTTCACACTGACCATGTCCAGCGTGAAGTCAAATTTCAGCACCAATTGCACGTGTTACCGTTCATGCATTTAAATTGAATAGCTTCGGGTATTGCCAAAAGCATCGTGGGGGTAAGATACGATATCTTATATGTTTGAAGAGGCGCGGCATAGGGAGGAGCTTAGGACGCCCTGGCTGTAGAGAATCAGCTCACGTAAATACCCCTCTGTGACgttgactgaaaaaaaaaacattggtcTTCCACTGACTTCTTTGTATAAAGGCTGGTTTGCGCATAGCAGAGCGGCGCGTGgcagagaggtgcggcaaccggccgccatgttgggaggcccactggcgccggccaCTCCCATAGGAAACAGTGAGAACCGATTTGATTTGGAATATTTATTGGCGCTTTAAACTgccatgacatgccctttagtttaaagGACATTTtgaaaaatacgggcagccccaCTTGAAATAAAATGCAGACGAGagaatgcgttgggcccaccaatatggcggccggtgccCACGcggtggagcaccctatgcgcgatccagcctatactatagaggtCAGTGTGGTCTTCtatcacaggggtggcattcaATGTATTGCTGCGTAGACGacagcgtgctgggcgaacccaatgcatcctggacaggccctggtcgcacgtcacagcaaacgtcaaggccttaaagatggcggcgcccgtgatcggtgtccaaaccgtttgtaaacaacgcgattgttgtttctggacgacgttttggatgtttttcgaccATGGTAATTATTTtgatccgataatctcgcagtaaaacgcgcagtttcaCACAATTATTGACAAATTCCAAAGGTGTGATGAGGACCGCgtgttaagacttaccgagcctatgcgatgtacttaaactaaggtgaaatgggctaccatgttgcagaagaagcaccgcatagtttacgcttgCAAAGTATGGTCATCAACATGGTCAAaacaacatgtaaacaaagccaCGTGACCTCAACATGACGTTTTCTACGACGTGCGAcgaggacaagatggcagttttgccaaaagcacccgcttgagggtagctacaacaatggcgggtttgtgtctcCCCTGTCTCTTCTGTTCAGATAATGCCGATGGCGCTCTCATTGCCTGTAGTACATCTTGGTCAACACGCGCGGTTCATCACGTCTAGGATATCTAATCTATTTTTTGCGTATCCCCCAGCTTCGTTGACGATAATCATCGTAATCATAAAGCATGTTTCATAAAAGCCTCAAACGACTGAACTGGTCAATGTGGTGTACAAATTAGTAAGATCGGAAAGGGGAAAAATACTCTGaaattggagggggggggggggagagctGAAATTTCGTTAAAAAAATGCCCTTCTCTTGGCAGGTACCCTAATTCATTCATCGGCGATAAGTGAGGACTGTTCTTGGGGTTCCAGGAAATTCGTGTGCGGATCTCGGGAACCGAAGCGCGGATAAACGATAGCTAACTGCATGAAACGAAATCGTTTTTTGAAATTGTTTTTTCCCGGGATAGCGCGGGATCCCCATCAGCGAACCCCGGATGTAAATTGTATTCGATGGTGACGTCAATTTGTCGCTCGCACACTGTTCAAAGATCTAGGGACTTGGAAacacttcttttgttttttcacaTTTTCAATAAAACATTGTCGGACTCTCAAAGAAACATGCTGACTTGCTAAGAGCAGGGAAGGGTATCGGAAATGGTAacgaaaacagaaacggtaCCTTACTGAAATTGTAGATGGCAACGATAAaggaaacgcataccactgtactccattaccggaaacagaaagtTCCGCAAAACTAGGATACCTTTTCTTGGGCACATTCTCGACGCAAAGGGTATATCGTCGGACCCTGAGAAAACTGAAGCAGTTAGAAAAATGCCATCACCGAAAAATGTGGTCGAACTGCGTTCATTTTTCGGTATGATAGATCACCTGACGAAGTTCATACCTGGCCTAGCGGAAAAGGCGAAACCGTCTCGCGTCAGACGCAGCCTGGATGTGGAGCCCTTAGCAACAGGAAGCTTTCGAGGGCATCAAAGACGCATTGACAACAACTCCGGTCCTCACATATTGCTCGCCCAAGAGACCGCTCACGTTGTCAGTCGACGCATCTTCTTATGGGCTAGGCGCAGTGCTACTTCAAGAAGACTGGGATGGACACCATCGTCCTATAGCGTACGCACCTCGGGCACTAAGCAAGACTGAACAGCGTTAGCGCAGGTGGAGAAGGAAGCTCTTGCAATTACGTGGGCCTGCGACAAGTTTCGAGTGTACGCCTTGGGATTACGCTTTCATGTGCAGACTGACCACAAACCTCTGGCCCCAATTTTTTCAACGAATAGGCTCGATGAACTTACTCCTCGCCTGCTGCGCCTGCGGTTGCACACGCTGGAGTACGATTTCTCCATCTCACACGTACCGGAAAAACAGCTCTTAACAGCTGATGTGCTCTCCAGGAATCCGGTAATGTGTAACGAGGACATGGATGCATACCTTGCAAGTGCAATTAAGTAGGTGCAATTGCAAGAGTACGATGCTCTCAAAATCGACCTTCTACACGCTTCAGCCAACATGCTAGAACGGATCAGGAAAGCCTCGGTACAGGACAATACTTTAACGCTCATCGCCGAGTAGTGTACGACGCAGTGGCCTCCAGGTGCAGTTCTCTCCCCATAGTGTCTGAAGTTCGCCAGCGTCGCGCACGAACTAGCCGTGGTCGATGGTCTCCTACTAAGGGGAGGACGACTTGTCATTCCGCAAGCCATGAGACACGAGGTGTTGGCCAGTCTACACACGGGACATCAAGGCGTCACAAGATGCCGCGCGAGAGCTAGAGAAGCTGCGTGGTGGCCAGGCATCAGTGAACATCTACAAGACTTCATCAAGCGGTGTCCCACTTGCCAGATGCACAGAAGATCAGGTACAGAGCCCCTGATGCAGACACCCCTCCCGGAGCGGCCGTGGACGGTAGTGGGCATGGACCTTTTCTATGCAAATCGACAAAACTATCCTGTGGTCGTAgattatttttttaaagttttTTGAAATCTCGCACCTCAAGACAACAGCTGCGGACATCATTGGGGAACTACGACCTATGTTCGCTCGCTTTGGCATGCCGGAGGTCGTACGATCAGACAACGGACCACAGCTTACGTCGGCAGAATTCATACGGTTTCTTCCCGTACGAAAATTCCTGAATCCGAAACCAATCAGGTTTCTTCGATCAGACCTGATTCCGGACTGAACCGAAAATTGGGCGGGAATGACGATCAGGAATTATTCAGGAATGGGGTATCAGGATCTATTCCGGTAATTTATTCCGGGACTGAATGGGTCCTGAACTCGAAACTGAATGTAACCGGAACAAACTCGCCATTTATCTGATCATACCCGGATATGCGCCTGATAGAATACAGGATAATCCCTGAATGAAAACGGAGAGCGCCTGAATAATTTCGGAAGAAATGCTGAATCGATGGTGGTGCATGCATTCGCTTGCTATAAACCTTTACTCGAGTGGATCTGTttgaaaacaacaaaaatgtgactAGACCAGCAAGAGATGCATGCAGGATTAGTGTGAAACCTGAAATCGGGCTGCTTGACCATGCGCCGTTGTCGTGCCTTTACATACTACATGCATGAATGGGACACAAAGTGTAAGATTCAGTCGACAATTTTATTTCCATGGATTCGTTTGCCTTTCAATTCACTTAATTTGGTCCCAATAGATTTCAGTAGAGCCAGGGCGACGCCTTCCATTCCTCCCGTCCTACGCTGTGTTCCTGAGTGACTTCTGCAAATAAGGCACACACATGAGGACAGAGAAAGAAATCACTAAGCGGAATCGCGGCACGAATACTTATAGCAAGACAACTTGCCGTTTTGGGAGGAGAAGGCTTGTATTGTGGTAATCCAAGAGAGCGCTGATGCTATCGAGTTGGTTCCTATCGATGGACGACATGGCATGGAACACAGAACGCACgccacaacacacacacaaccgccttctcaagaagcgcaagcaaattcctgttgcattcTTCTATTAAAACGTCATTTTCATCCTGGAGTGCAGTCTTGTCGTCTGTaagaaagaaagacgaagtgatgaaggaaaaagcgcacacacaaaacacacgcAGTAAGAAGCGGCCACTTACCAGAAATAGTCATCAAATATTCTTCTTGCTTGTCAGTGTACTCTAACTCCCCTATCTGTACACGTTTCACTGTTGTAGTTTTCTATGTGGagcacgcacatacacacacaaaaaagcgttGTCTCACACGAGGACGTCTTGATGCCGACGATGGCGAATGAATCCTGTCTGGGCCTAGCACTTCAAATGACTACGGAGGTCAGGTGACCTACTGACAATATTCCAAGAATAAGTATGTTCCCTATCAGCCCGAAGGGAGCAGCGGTGCAGAAGGGGAAGGGTCAGTGTATGCTTCCCATtgagctctggaatttcccgctGACCTAAAAAGACGAAACCAGTTTAGCTCCTCGTACACTTTTGTCCAGAGGGACTGCAATGTACATGTGGTTTGGTGGTTTCGAAGCCAAACGGAACTTTTGCAACGCATCCGTATTATCaagttataaaaaaaaatgagcaTGATATATTAAGCTTTATTGCTTTTTGTCAACCTGTTTACGCATTAGTTATCAATCATAGCATACTGTGCATTCCGGCATTCACTGGTGTCCCTTTTCCCTGTCCAGAAAGTTATCTCAGCAATAACAATTAATactaattcgtggctttacgtcaaaCACTACGCGCTACCAAGGTCACTTCACCTGATCGTCCTGCAATCATATCATCTCATCGCTGGTTCGTCTGGCCATGCACGGGATCTCGAAATAATGTACACACAGCACGTGGCTCCAGAAAAATGTTCCTGGGTGTATTGTGTTGAGGGATCCCGAGTATTTGCTCACCTTGAATGTATTTCCGTTTCTTCTGCTGCTATAATCGGGGAAAAAAACGTTTTGCGGGATTCTGTCGATAACGGTCGTAGGTACGCTACATATAATTTAATAATTCCAGATTTTGAGGGCAACGTGATCGAGGATCTCTGTAATCACGTAATATCTATTGCCACACTTGAAATATTTTCAAAGATTGTCAAAGGAATCCCGGTtgacgaccaagtatcaggCACGTCCTTCCGGTTTGGTTCAGGCGATATTCAGGCGCATTCAGGAAAGCGCCGTCCGGAATCCGGCTGGACCGACGCCGGAATGTCCTGATAGTGCCTGAACAGTGCCGGATTCCGCCGGAATCAGCCGATAATGCGCGGAATCTGGTCTGATTCGGGTTATTCGGGAAGTTTCGTACGGGTTG includes these proteins:
- the LOC135396210 gene encoding uncharacterized protein LOC135396210, whose product is MANVERLHRQLKSAIRAYPAGESWTKILPLALLGIRAAIKNDMGCTVSEMVYGTTLRLPSDFFPSSPYPPPDYTTYVNRLRSAMHSLHPPPSRNSQPRSIYVPAALETASHVFIRKDSVRGPLRPPYEGPYPVLARSEHHFTVQLPRRQDVIAKARLKPAFLDQTETTLPVPPSGPPLLPPKRRSRVHWALPLLRVGGSCGGAEDDRNIRSTRASSRAFSGACTTSIPVRLR